In a single window of the Rhodamnia argentea isolate NSW1041297 chromosome 2, ASM2092103v1, whole genome shotgun sequence genome:
- the LOC125313676 gene encoding uncharacterized protein LOC125313676, translating into MASLVATLLVVLASLSLPTEAAEELGIIRPLPPIYLPPLWWPWLRPPPPPPILTTSSDTSTSHASSTTAAPKSPPPPTPPHPTPPPPPPPPSHHLLQHHHPTRLLRHRPRQSHHLLRHLHHPHLLRRRHLHHPHLLHPRHLHHLGTLLLLLPRHLHRLIGLPYRCLRLIGLHHHHPPGSDLLLLLGVETTRECTCFITRKDMGAINIKNKGTLRVPGERIAPNKTLSKIKKKTSIVIT; encoded by the exons ATGGCCTCTCTGGTGGCCACTCTACTGGTGGTATTGGCGTCTCTTAGCTTGCCAACGGAAGCCGCGGAAGAACTTGGTATTATCCGGCCGCTCCCGCCCATCTATCTTCCTCCTCTATGGTGGCCGTGGCTGCGGCCTCCGCCTCCACCACCGATAC TCACCACCTCCTCCGACACCTCCACATCCCACgcctcctccaccaccgccgcccccAAGTCACCACCTCCTCCGACACCTCCACATCCCACgcctcctccaccaccgccgcccccAAGTCACCACCTCCTCCAACACCACCACCCCACACGCCTCCTCCGCCATCGCCCCCGCCAAAGTCACCACCTCCTCCGACACCTCCACCACCCacacctcctccgccgccgccacctccaCCACCCACATCTTCTCCACCCccgccacctccaccacctaggaaccctcctcctcctcctcccccgccACCTTCACCGGTTAATAGGCCTCCCCTACCGCTGCCTCCGGTTAATAggtctccaccaccaccatcccCCAGGGTcagatctcctcctcctcctcggcgtGGAGACGACTAGGGAATGCACGTGCTTTATCACTCGCAAG GATATGGGCGCGATAAACATCAAGAATAAGGGGACGCTCAGGGTCCCTGGTGAAAGGATAGCTCCTAATAAAACATTaagtaagattaaaaaaaaaaccagtatTGTCATTACATAA
- the LOC115750706 gene encoding L-type lectin-domain containing receptor kinase S.6: MPSCFAQPISFYLFFLVLLLFAPPPSVSNISLSVHNVTLYGEASFGDHSIILTQNLSHCAPFSSRSHSPASSGISRAFYAYPVRFLDPSSNSSASFFCRFSFAILRNPSCPFGDGLAFLITSDTDSFSPVDGYLGLPAPAFGSHESSFVAVEMDTSFDPSFGDINGNHIGIDVNSVYSQASVDAVSRGVDLRSGKQITTWIEYRNAVKLIRVWISYSHIRPASPALVAQIDLSKHFKESMHVGFSASNGKGSAVHIVSHWRFRTFGLLPASISDNDNVREGECSTCLTEDSIIDMDGSESDRQDAGTNTRDMALGLGGLAAFLVSLILILSVASYYLIKNSGQRKMRTEAAPRFQLNKVPTRLSLAEIRAATMGFSKSKIIGEGASATVYQGCLPSGGAVAVKRFDRENRVMNCRCPFTTEFATMVGCLRHKNLVQLQGWCCEGNELLLIYEYMPNGSLDTFLHKSSKSAKFLSWEQRNKVVLGVASALAYLHEECERQIIHRDVKSCNIMLDSEFNAKLGDFGLAEVYEHSCRTRAVTIPAGTMGYLAPEYVYYGVPTTKSDVYSFGVVVLEVATGRLPVDRGGVILVDWVWALWEKGKLISSVDRRLRGQFNEAEMARMLRVGLCCVQADPEKRPTMKEAARILKGEDPVPRLPPRKPTVSIRSVLPEQSKEILTNGGDQSPGFDDLPYMTPKSHFG, encoded by the coding sequence ATGCCTTCTTGTTTTGCCCAACCCATCTCTTTCTATCTCTtcttcctcgtcctcctcctctttgCGCCGCCGCCCTCGGTTTCCAACATATCCCTGAGCGTCCACAACGTCACTCTCTATGGCGAAGCTTCCTTCGGCGACCATTCCATAATCCTCACGCAAAACCTCAGTCACTGCGCTCCTTTTTCCTCTCGCTCTCACTCTCCTGCTTCCAGCGGCATCAGCAGGGCGTTCTACGCGTACCCGGTTCGCTTTCTTGATCCTTCGTCCAACTCTTCCGCATCTTTCTTCTGCCGCTTCTCGTTCGCCATCCTCCGCAACCCCTCGTGCCCTTTCGGCGATGGCCTGGCGTTCTTGATCACGTCCGACACCGATTCTTTCAGCCCTGTGGATGGGTACTTGGGCCTCCCCGCGCCGGCATTCGGATCCCACGAATCGTCCTTCGTTGCTGTTGAGATGGACACGAGCTTCGACCCTTCGTTCGGGGACATCAATGGGAACCACATCGGCATTGACGTGAATTCGGTGTATTCCCAGGCTTCGGTCGACGCGGTCTCGAGAGGGGTCGATCTGAGAAGCGGGAAGCAGATCACTACCTGGATCGAGTACAGGAACGCGGTCAAACTGATCCGCGTTTGGATCAGTTATTCCCACATCAGGCCGGCGAGTCCTGCACTGGTCGCACAGATTGATCTATCCAAGCACTTCAAGGAGTCTATGCACGTTGGGTTCTCTGCTTCGAATGGCAAGGGTTCCGCAGTTCATATTGTTAGTCACTGGAGGTTCAGGACTTTCGGGCTTTTGCCGGCTTCGATTTCGGATAATGACAATGTCCGCGAAGGGGAGTGTTCAACGTGCTTGACCGAAGATTCAATCATTGATATGGACGGTTCTGAGTCTGATCGCCAGGACGCGGGAACAAACACGAGGGACATGGCTCTCGGACTCGGAGGTTTAGCAGCTTTCCTAGTTTCCTTGATCTTGATTTTGAGTGTGGCTAGTTATTATCTGATAAAGAACTCAGGTCAGAGAAAAATGAGAACCGAAGCAGCCCCAAGATTCCAATTGAACAAGGTCCCAACCAGACTCTCACTTGCCGAAATCAGAGCAGCCACAATGGGATTCAGCAAGAGCAAGATCATTGGCGAGGGCGCGTCGGCCACCGTCTACCAGGGGTGTCTGCCATCCGGCGGGGCTGTGGCTGTCAAGAGGTTCGACCGCGAGAATCGGGTCATGAATTGCCGGTGCCCGTTCACGACCGAGTTTGCGACCATGGTTGGTTGCTTGCGGCACAAGAATCTAGTCCAGCTTCAGGGTTGGTGCTGTGAGGGGAATGAACTGCTCCTGATATATGAATACATGCCCAATGGGAGCTTAGACACGTTCCTTCACAAGAGCTCAAAGTCAGCGAAGTTCCTCTCCTGGGAACAGCGGAACAAAGTTGTCCTTGGAGTCGCCTCGGCCCTTGCCTATCTACACGAAGAGTGCGAGAGGCAGATCATTCACAGAGATGTGAAGAGCTGCAACATTATGCTTGATTCGGAGTTCAACGCCAAATTGGGGGATTTCGGCTTGGCGGAGGTGTACGAGCACAGCTGCAGGACCCGTGCGGTGACGATACCAGCAGGGACAATGGGGTACTTGGCGCCCGAGTACGTGTACTACGGCGTGCCCACGACGAAATCCGACGTGTACAGCTTTGGGGTGGTGGTCCTGGAGGTCGCCACGGGGCGGCTGCCGGTGGACCGAGGTGGGGTCATCCTGGTCGACTGGGTGTGGGCCCTGTGGGAGAAGGGAAAACTGATCTCCTCCGTTGACCGGAGGCTGAGAGGGCAGTTCAACGAGGCCGAGATGGCGAGGATGCTGAGGGTGGGGCTCTGCTGCGTGCAGGCTGACCCCGAGAAGAGGCCTACCATGAAGGAGGCGGCTAGGATTCTGAAGGGGGAAGATCCCGTGCCACGCTTGCCACCTCGGAAGCCGACGGTCAGCATCCGGTCGGTCCTGCCGGAGCAGTCCAAGGAAATACTGACAAACGGAGGGGATCAGAGCCCCGGGTTCGACGACTTGCCGTATATGACTCCTAAAAGCCATTTTGGTTAA
- the LOC115750683 gene encoding protein MITOFERRINLIKE 1, chloroplastic → MEGRLSASLGLPCPNPNRHQIPSEFTSLFTHFNSLVAPPPSRPLETAVHSAAGFNFSSTTLSLDNPNPLANFSKWIKPTSRNSPKVQSLMKNLSVLERALIGAGGGGIAGAFTYVCLHPLDTIKTKLQTKGASELYKSTFDAIVKTFQSRGILGFYSGVSAVIVGSTASSAVYFGTCEFGKSVLSRIEDYPAVLIPPTAGAMGNIVSSAIMVPKELITQRMQAGAKGRSWEVLLRILEKDGVLGLYAGYSATLLRNLPAGVLSYSSFEYLKAAVLSKTKQANLEPLQSVCCGALAGAISASLTTPLDVVKTRLMTQVHAEAKNKVAAVMYGGVTTMVKQILKEEGLVGFTRGMGPRVVHSACFSAIGYFAFETARLTILHQYLKHKESLELEAVVPP, encoded by the coding sequence atggagggAAGGCTCTCTGCATCTCTCGGCCTCCCATGTCCGAACCCCAACCGCCACCAGATTCCATCCGAGTTCACCAGCCTCTTCACTCACTTCAACTCCCTCGTTGCGCCTCCTCCCTCGAGACCCCTCGAGACCGCCGTACATTCCGCCGCCGGCTTCAATTTCTCCTCCACAACCCTttccctcgacaaccctaaTCCCCTCGCTAATTTCTCGAAATGGATCAAACCCACCTCAAGAAACAGCCCCAAAGTGCAGTCCCTCATGAAGAACCTCTCCGTCCTCGAGCGAGCCCTGATCGGCGCCGGGGGAGGCGGGATCGCGGGCGCGTTCACCTACGTGTGCTTGCACCCGCTCGACACCATCAAGACCAAGCTCCAGACGAAGGGCGCCTCCGAGCTGTACAAGAGCACGTTCGACGCGATCGTTAAGACGTTCCAATCGAGAGGTATCCTGGGGTTTTACAGTGGGGTCTCTGCTGTCATCGTCGGGTCTACTGCTTCTTCCGCTGTTTATTTTGGTACTTGTGAGTTCGGGAAGTCGGTTCTGTCGAGAATAGAGGATTATCCTGCCGTGCTTATCCCGCCGACTGCTGGTGCAATGGGGAATATCGTGTCTTCTGCTATAATGGTGCCCAAAGAATTGATTACGCAGAGGATGCAAGCGGGCGCGAAGGGACGATCGTGGGAGGTACTGCTGAGGATTTTGGAGAAGGACGGTGTGTTGGGGCTTTATGCTGGGTATTCCGCTACGTTGTTGAGGAATTTGCCTGCGGGCGTTCTGAGTTACTCTTCGTTCGAATACTTGAAAGCTGCGGTTTTGAGTAAGACCAAGCAGGCCAATTTGGAGCCTTTACAGAGCGTTTGTTGCGGGGCGCTTGCCGGGGCCATATCGGCCTCATTGACCACGCCTTTGGATGTGGTTAAGACGAGGTTGATGACTCAGGTTCACGCTGAAGCCAAGAATAAGGTTGCAGCGGTGATGTACGGCGGGGTTACCACAATGGTAAAGCAGATTTTGAAGGAGGAAGGGCTGGTTGGGTTCACCCGCGGGATGGGGCCGCGTGTCGTCCACAGCGCGTGCTTTTCTGCAATCGGTTACTTTGCATTCGAGACGGCTCGGCTAACAATTTTGCATCAGTACCTCAAGCACAAGGAGTCCCTGGAGTTGGAAGCTGTGGTTCCTCCGTAG